In one window of Frigoriglobus tundricola DNA:
- a CDS encoding efflux RND transporter periplasmic adaptor subunit has protein sequence MFSITLRVVRSALGIVPTLLTLAALGGVAWWGTQTGWRVSSTTAPTATAPEAPPIKVTPGSPDNPTLRGTITFGSTDDVRRAGLQFVRAGTQALTRSVQATASVGYDPALYTQLSARAAGTVWWVQKVPGQPVAKGEVLALIEAVEVGRAKTDLMIALRQLDKQVTVLDQLRESGGAIAGRTLLEAQAAVDDARLRVATDQQALLNYGLDVRYQDLLPLTVENRLARLQFLGLPPEALELIRGKTQSASLLPVVAPFAGAMVRRTTARGETVAIGKSLFVVAATDRVHLELALNPADVREVRLGQEVRFTPEADPDFEARGVLAHMVPEVDETTRKIWAHAEADNPGGRLKPNAFGRGRVIVAEVPMATVVPEEAVQPDGSEWVVFVRDGETAFQARRVRPGLRGGGVVQVDGVAPDEEVVTTGSHALLAELQRDKLGGGED, from the coding sequence ATGTTCTCGATCACACTCCGCGTTGTCCGCAGCGCCCTGGGGATCGTCCCGACCCTCCTGACGCTCGCCGCACTCGGGGGCGTGGCCTGGTGGGGCACGCAGACCGGGTGGCGCGTTTCGAGTACCACCGCACCGACGGCGACCGCCCCGGAAGCCCCTCCGATCAAAGTGACTCCCGGTTCGCCCGATAACCCGACCCTGCGCGGGACGATTACCTTCGGATCGACCGACGACGTGCGCCGGGCGGGGCTCCAGTTCGTGCGCGCGGGGACCCAAGCTCTGACGCGCTCGGTTCAGGCCACGGCGTCGGTCGGTTACGACCCGGCCTTGTACACCCAGCTCTCCGCCCGCGCGGCCGGAACGGTTTGGTGGGTGCAGAAGGTGCCGGGGCAACCCGTGGCGAAGGGCGAAGTCCTCGCCCTGATCGAGGCGGTCGAGGTCGGACGGGCCAAGACCGACCTGATGATCGCGCTCCGGCAGCTCGACAAACAGGTCACCGTTTTGGACCAGCTCCGCGAATCCGGCGGCGCCATCGCCGGACGCACGCTGCTCGAAGCCCAGGCGGCCGTTGACGACGCCCGGCTCCGCGTGGCGACCGATCAGCAGGCGCTCCTGAACTACGGATTGGACGTTCGCTATCAGGACCTCCTGCCCCTGACGGTGGAGAACCGACTGGCCCGGCTCCAGTTTCTCGGGCTCCCGCCGGAGGCTCTGGAACTGATCCGCGGTAAGACCCAATCGGCCAGCTTGCTCCCCGTGGTGGCGCCGTTCGCCGGGGCAATGGTCCGCCGCACAACGGCCCGCGGGGAGACGGTGGCAATCGGGAAGTCGCTGTTCGTGGTGGCGGCCACCGACCGGGTTCACCTGGAACTGGCGCTCAACCCGGCCGACGTCCGCGAGGTCCGCTTGGGTCAGGAAGTACGATTCACCCCCGAGGCCGATCCCGACTTCGAGGCCCGCGGCGTCCTTGCCCACATGGTCCCCGAAGTGGACGAGACGACCCGCAAAATCTGGGCGCACGCGGAGGCCGACAACCCCGGCGGGCGGCTGAAGCCGAACGCCTTCGGCCGCGGCCGGGTCATCGTGGCCGAGGTGCCGATGGCGACCGTCGTTCCCGAAGAGGCCGTTCAGCCGGACGGCAGCGAGTGGGTCGTCTTCGTCCGGGACGGGGAAACGGCGTTCCAGGCCCGCCGGGTCCGGCCCGGACTGCGGGGCGGCGGGGTCGTCCAGGTGGACGGCGTGGCGCCCGACGAAGAAGTGGTGACGACCGGGAGCCACGCCCTTCTGGCCGAATTACAACGCGATAAGCTCGGCGGCGGAGAAGACTGA
- a CDS encoding helicase-associated domain-containing protein produces MRGTSRPAPRAQADGLEWPLRLAAVWQQVHADPVRLTQGNTLFKRDLVRFQSDAVLSAPPIDQLAPVADPGVLALLWAKSAALLADRDGTLVADAFSPTWDGTLFPLIADLFSALPQVEAWDPLAGYAPTENGLSPGPTAGFLALLLARKYVHPDVVAEWLWSHHPSWAGVIPTDARDKGAAWVRGYLLGVAYPLGLVEVAGETGGGNQGAVPSNQVVRLSPIGRHLLLGKKEPLAPPAFPQTLLVQPNAEVLVYRQGLTPPLVAALSRFAGWKGIGPACTLELTPEQTYRGLESGLTLPMIVQTLNRHGTRPVPAGVADLLQRWASKRERITVFSSAVLVEFQTPAELDAAVARGVVTLRLTDRIGMTADGSEPSLSHLRLVGNRDYESKPQRCLTVADDGVTLTVDTPQADLLLEAEIGQFAEALPIEQNGTRKFRLTPATLRGAQAAGRPLTDIDQWFLERTGAPLSAAGRLLLLGGQLPPPQAARLLVVKFPTAEIADGVVQWPGTRALVAERLGPLAVVVEEEHFEAFRAALAEVGVRAMFG; encoded by the coding sequence GTGCGGGGCACGAGCCGCCCGGCCCCGCGCGCCCAGGCCGACGGCCTCGAATGGCCGCTGCGGCTCGCGGCCGTGTGGCAGCAGGTTCACGCGGACCCGGTGCGGCTCACGCAGGGGAACACCCTGTTCAAGCGCGACCTGGTGCGCTTCCAGTCGGACGCGGTGCTGTCCGCGCCGCCGATCGACCAACTCGCGCCGGTCGCCGATCCGGGCGTACTGGCGCTCCTGTGGGCGAAGAGCGCGGCCCTCCTCGCCGACCGCGACGGCACGCTCGTGGCCGACGCGTTCTCGCCGACTTGGGACGGCACACTGTTCCCGCTGATCGCGGACCTGTTTTCCGCCCTCCCCCAGGTGGAGGCGTGGGACCCGCTCGCGGGCTACGCGCCGACCGAGAACGGGCTCTCGCCCGGCCCGACCGCGGGCTTCCTCGCACTGCTCCTGGCCCGTAAGTACGTCCACCCCGATGTGGTCGCGGAGTGGCTCTGGTCGCACCACCCGTCGTGGGCCGGGGTGATCCCGACGGACGCGCGGGACAAAGGCGCGGCCTGGGTCCGCGGGTACCTGCTCGGCGTCGCGTACCCGCTCGGGCTGGTGGAGGTGGCCGGGGAGACGGGAGGGGGGAACCAGGGGGCGGTTCCCTCCAACCAGGTGGTGCGGCTCTCCCCGATCGGTCGGCACCTGCTCCTGGGCAAGAAGGAGCCGCTGGCGCCGCCCGCGTTCCCGCAAACGTTGCTCGTGCAACCGAACGCCGAGGTGCTGGTGTACCGGCAGGGGCTGACGCCGCCGCTCGTCGCCGCGCTGTCGCGGTTCGCGGGCTGGAAGGGCATCGGCCCGGCCTGCACGCTCGAACTCACCCCGGAGCAGACCTACCGCGGGCTCGAGTCCGGCCTCACGCTGCCGATGATCGTCCAGACGCTCAACCGGCACGGCACCCGGCCCGTCCCCGCGGGCGTGGCCGACCTGCTCCAGCGCTGGGCGAGCAAGCGCGAGCGCATCACGGTCTTCTCGTCGGCGGTGCTGGTCGAGTTCCAAACGCCGGCCGAGCTGGACGCCGCCGTTGCGCGCGGCGTGGTCACGCTCCGGCTCACCGACCGGATCGGGATGACGGCCGACGGCAGCGAGCCGTCGCTTTCGCACCTGCGGCTCGTCGGCAACCGCGACTACGAATCGAAGCCGCAGCGGTGCCTCACGGTCGCCGACGACGGCGTGACGCTCACCGTCGATACCCCGCAAGCCGATTTGCTGCTCGAAGCGGAAATCGGCCAGTTCGCCGAAGCGCTCCCGATCGAGCAAAACGGCACCCGCAAGTTCCGCCTGACGCCCGCGACGCTCCGCGGCGCACAGGCCGCGGGGCGGCCGCTAACGGACATCGACCAGTGGTTTCTGGAACGCACCGGCGCGCCGCTCTCGGCGGCCGGGCGCCTGCTCCTGCTCGGCGGGCAGCTCCCGCCGCCTCAAGCCGCGCGGCTGCTCGTGGTCAAGTTCCCGACGGCGGAAATCGCGGACGGTGTGGTGCAGTGGCCGGGCACACGGGCGCTGGTCGCGGAGCGCCTCGGCCCGCTCGCGGTGGTCGTGGAGGAGGAGCACTTCGAGGCGTTCCGTGCGGCGCTCGCGGAAGTGGGCGTCCGGGCCATGTTCGGCTAA
- a CDS encoding sll1863 family stress response protein — translation MLRTCVLCCALAGVTGLTVGCTGSKDTKPTTSKDESVKTYKTQLSAFDKHVDELKAKAEKATGEEKTKLEAKWKESAAKRDAAKRKLEDLEKAAEDKWDAVNKEAATAFDDVKKAVKE, via the coding sequence ATGTTACGGACGTGTGTGCTCTGCTGCGCGCTGGCCGGCGTCACGGGCCTGACCGTCGGCTGCACCGGGTCGAAGGACACCAAACCGACCACGAGCAAGGACGAGTCGGTGAAGACCTACAAGACCCAGCTCAGTGCGTTCGACAAGCACGTGGATGAACTGAAGGCGAAGGCGGAGAAGGCCACCGGCGAGGAGAAGACCAAGCTGGAGGCGAAGTGGAAGGAATCGGCCGCGAAACGCGATGCGGCGAAGAGGAAACTGGAGGACCTGGAGAAGGCCGCGGAGGACAAGTGGGACGCGGTGAACAAGGAGGCCGCAACGGCCTTTGATGATGTGAAGAAGGCGGTCAAGGAGTAA
- a CDS encoding HEAT repeat domain-containing protein, which translates to MTKRPQRAGGPIVYRALTIAVAAASLVQAGCTSMWDAVTSRRFREAPFKTVGKVISPDDPLVVLRADPPRPGDERAKAMNRLKEPIRNKGTQEDQDQMIDTLERAATADPSPVLRYAAINALGRFQDERVPRILMVAYQKADGQPEGAAAPPAPKLESAIVPIGGLSAGRAPTRSGSDLPAYTGLSVPTGYAQDTVAALRCRCLESLGHTNKPEAARFLAAVAGASGPEIKPAGSDDPEVRQAAVRALGHCRQEEAVTALATVLSTETGKDYVLTRGAHQGLVRLTGKRLPPDPQQWGEVVQAGVVIAPEPTWAENVIQNVAFWDKK; encoded by the coding sequence GTGACCAAACGCCCGCAGCGGGCCGGGGGACCGATCGTGTACCGGGCACTGACGATTGCCGTTGCCGCCGCGTCGCTGGTTCAGGCGGGGTGTACGTCCATGTGGGACGCGGTCACGAGCCGGAGGTTCCGCGAGGCCCCGTTCAAGACGGTCGGCAAAGTGATCTCCCCGGACGACCCGCTCGTGGTGCTGCGCGCCGATCCGCCGCGCCCCGGCGACGAGCGGGCGAAGGCCATGAACCGGCTGAAGGAGCCGATCCGCAACAAGGGCACGCAAGAGGACCAGGACCAGATGATCGACACGCTGGAGCGGGCCGCGACCGCCGACCCGAGTCCGGTGCTCCGGTACGCGGCGATCAACGCGCTCGGCCGGTTCCAGGACGAGCGCGTGCCCCGCATCCTGATGGTCGCGTACCAAAAGGCCGACGGCCAGCCCGAGGGCGCGGCGGCCCCGCCCGCCCCGAAGCTCGAATCCGCGATCGTCCCGATCGGCGGGCTGAGCGCCGGCCGGGCCCCCACGCGTTCCGGTTCGGACCTGCCGGCGTACACCGGCCTCAGCGTGCCGACCGGGTACGCCCAGGACACGGTCGCGGCGCTGCGGTGCCGGTGCCTGGAATCACTGGGCCACACGAACAAGCCGGAAGCGGCGCGGTTCCTCGCGGCCGTGGCCGGTGCGTCCGGTCCGGAGATCAAGCCCGCGGGCAGCGACGACCCGGAGGTGCGCCAGGCCGCGGTGCGGGCCCTGGGCCACTGTCGCCAGGAGGAAGCGGTGACCGCACTGGCGACCGTGCTGAGCACCGAGACCGGCAAGGACTACGTGCTCACCCGCGGCGCGCACCAGGGGCTCGTGCGGTTGACCGGCAAGAGGCTGCCACCGGACCCACAGCAGTGGGGCGAAGTGGTGCAAGCGGGCGTCGTCATCGCGCCGGAACCGACCTGGGCGGAAAACGTGATCCAAAACGTCGCCTTCTGGGACAAGAAGTAA
- a CDS encoding class I SAM-dependent methyltransferase yields the protein MRTRDLLRFVPGLARLVQSLDSRERESRLLTAECWRLAAENHRLKSKARTPRAKPPVPAEDLPLPPEVLRLMVAGTDDAEWFLTAGQRAAESLTELLAKAGVALHQCRRVLDFGCGCGRVIRHLRHLPAELHGCDTNPVAVDWCAENLPFGRFAVNALESDLEYADGAFDLVYALSVFTHLPHAMQSLWMRELRRVLKPGGVLVLSLHGDALLGRLNRAERADYRAGRLVVRTGELAGTNHCAAFHPPAYVRAVLTSGFDVLEMAPEGATGNPPQDAWVLKKV from the coding sequence ATGCGGACCCGCGACCTGTTGCGCTTCGTTCCCGGCCTGGCGCGGCTCGTGCAGTCGCTCGACTCGCGCGAGCGCGAGAGCCGGCTGCTCACCGCGGAGTGCTGGCGCCTGGCGGCCGAGAACCACCGGCTGAAGAGTAAGGCCCGCACCCCACGTGCGAAACCGCCGGTGCCCGCGGAAGACCTGCCGCTGCCGCCAGAGGTGTTGCGGCTCATGGTCGCCGGCACGGACGACGCCGAGTGGTTCCTGACGGCCGGACAGCGTGCGGCGGAATCGCTCACGGAACTGCTCGCGAAGGCGGGCGTCGCGCTCCACCAGTGCCGCCGCGTACTCGATTTCGGCTGCGGGTGCGGGCGCGTGATCCGGCACCTGCGGCACCTGCCCGCGGAACTCCACGGCTGCGACACCAACCCGGTCGCGGTGGACTGGTGCGCCGAAAATCTTCCGTTCGGCCGGTTCGCCGTCAACGCCCTGGAATCGGACCTGGAGTACGCCGACGGGGCGTTCGATCTGGTGTACGCGCTCTCGGTGTTCACGCACCTGCCGCACGCCATGCAGTCGCTATGGATGCGGGAGCTGCGCCGCGTGCTGAAACCCGGCGGGGTGCTGGTCCTGTCGCTCCACGGCGACGCGCTCCTCGGCCGCCTCAATCGGGCCGAGCGCGCGGACTACCGGGCCGGTCGGCTGGTGGTGCGGACGGGCGAACTGGCCGGCACGAACCACTGCGCCGCGTTCCACCCGCCGGCGTACGTGCGAGCCGTCCTGACGTCCGGCTTCGACGTGCTGGAAATGGCGCCCGAAGGCGCGACGGGCAACCCGCCGCAGGACGCGTGGGTGCTGAAGAAGGTTTGA
- a CDS encoding efflux RND transporter permease subunit, producing the protein MLTAILDWSIRNRAVVLVAALVLVALGAYSVPSLPVDAFPDPTPVQVQVNTYAPNLSPEEVETQITVPIERAIVGLPKLQPLRSVSKFGLSQVVVTFEDSVGIYFARQLISERLSTVQFPANVTERPQLGPVATGLGEVFHYTLSSPARSLTELRTLQDWTLRPRLRTVPGVAEVNGWGGAQRQYVVRADPDRLQRSGVTLDDLLRALSDGNRNAGGGRINGPGSEILVQGRGRTNTPPDVGRIVIASRNGVPIRVSDVANVESGTDLRTGAVTADGKGEVVLGLGFTLMGENPHAVTIGLRNKLEEAGARLPPDVKVVPVYQRTELVDQVIETVRGNLFEGGLLVVAVLFVFLGNLRAGLVVAAAIPLSMLFAFGGMLYFGIAASLLSLGALDFGLVVDSSVVMVENVMRRFAGAPQGADRTETLRDAVAEVRGPTLFGELIIMTVYIPILALEGVEGKFFRPMALTVIFALAGSLVLSLSVMPALASVLLPRRVDPRDPFPVRAARWLYRPALHAALRNRAAVLLGATAILVAGAVLARGLGSEFVPRLSEGALVVGVLRLPGTSLEESARANTQMERILRTEFPDEVGHVWSRCGTAGVATDPMGPEETDMFITLKPRSGWKRAKTQDELVGLLKDEFDRLPGQTCSYTQPIEQRVNEMISGVKSDVAVEIYGDDFATLKELGEKVAATLSSVPGCEKAVPDQLTGLPVLEIRLRQDQLARYGISARTALDTVEAVGGKPVGDVLEGEILIPLVVRLPETWRANPEAVGAVQVTAPSGQRVPLSLLADISMREGPAKILRSDGQRRLVVQCNVRNRDLGGFVAEAQRKVADEVPMPGGRYRVRWGGQYENLQRAEDRLAIAVPVSLALILLLLYLTFGRVGEVLLVFATVPLAAVGGVAALWARELPFSVSAGVGFIALSGVATLNGMVLVSFIRHLREHGMGLDDAVEEAALERLRPVLMTALVASLGFVPMALNTGVGAEVQRPLATVVIGGILSSTLLTLLVLPVLYDLFGRWLPEKADHATRGAAPEPPKTDSVPPEGTPPVSPAAAAGAS; encoded by the coding sequence ATGCTCACCGCGATCCTCGACTGGTCGATCCGCAACCGGGCCGTGGTGCTAGTCGCCGCACTGGTCCTCGTCGCGCTCGGGGCGTACTCCGTCCCGTCGCTCCCCGTGGACGCCTTCCCGGACCCGACCCCCGTTCAGGTCCAGGTGAACACCTACGCCCCGAACCTGTCCCCCGAAGAGGTCGAAACGCAGATCACGGTCCCCATCGAGCGCGCGATCGTCGGGCTGCCGAAGCTCCAACCGCTCCGGAGCGTCTCGAAGTTCGGGCTGTCTCAGGTGGTGGTCACGTTTGAAGATTCGGTCGGTATCTACTTCGCCCGCCAGCTCATTTCCGAACGGCTCTCGACCGTCCAGTTCCCCGCCAACGTGACCGAGCGACCGCAACTCGGACCGGTCGCCACCGGGTTGGGCGAAGTGTTCCACTACACCCTGTCGAGCCCCGCGCGGAGCCTGACCGAGTTGCGCACCCTTCAGGACTGGACGCTCCGCCCGCGGCTCCGGACCGTCCCCGGCGTGGCGGAAGTGAACGGTTGGGGCGGCGCGCAGCGGCAGTACGTGGTCCGGGCCGACCCGGACCGCCTCCAGCGGTCCGGCGTGACACTGGACGACCTGCTCCGGGCGCTGTCCGACGGCAACCGGAACGCGGGCGGCGGCCGGATCAACGGCCCCGGGTCGGAGATTCTCGTTCAGGGCCGGGGCCGGACGAACACCCCGCCGGACGTCGGCCGGATCGTGATCGCCTCACGCAACGGCGTCCCGATCCGGGTCTCCGATGTCGCCAACGTCGAGTCCGGCACCGACCTGCGGACCGGCGCGGTGACGGCCGACGGCAAGGGCGAAGTGGTCCTCGGGCTCGGCTTCACCCTCATGGGCGAGAACCCCCACGCCGTCACCATCGGCCTGCGGAACAAGCTGGAAGAGGCCGGCGCCCGGCTCCCGCCGGACGTCAAGGTCGTACCGGTCTACCAGCGCACGGAACTGGTCGATCAGGTGATCGAAACCGTGCGGGGGAACCTGTTCGAGGGCGGCCTCCTGGTCGTCGCGGTGCTGTTCGTGTTCCTCGGCAACCTCCGGGCCGGGCTGGTGGTGGCGGCGGCCATCCCGCTCTCGATGTTGTTCGCGTTCGGCGGCATGCTGTACTTCGGGATCGCCGCCAGCTTGTTGAGCCTGGGGGCGCTCGATTTCGGTCTGGTCGTCGATTCGTCCGTCGTGATGGTCGAAAACGTCATGCGGCGGTTCGCCGGCGCGCCGCAGGGGGCCGACCGGACGGAAACGCTCCGGGACGCCGTCGCCGAGGTCCGCGGGCCGACCCTGTTCGGCGAACTCATCATCATGACCGTCTACATCCCGATCCTCGCGCTGGAGGGCGTGGAGGGGAAGTTCTTCCGGCCGATGGCACTCACGGTGATTTTCGCCCTCGCCGGCTCGCTGGTGCTGTCGCTGAGCGTGATGCCGGCCCTGGCGAGCGTCCTGCTCCCGCGCCGCGTGGACCCGCGCGACCCGTTCCCGGTGCGGGCGGCGCGGTGGCTGTACCGCCCGGCCCTGCACGCGGCCCTCCGCAACCGGGCGGCCGTTCTCCTGGGTGCGACCGCGATCCTCGTGGCGGGCGCGGTCCTCGCACGCGGCCTCGGCTCGGAGTTCGTCCCGCGGCTGTCCGAGGGCGCCCTCGTGGTCGGCGTGCTGCGGCTGCCGGGGACGAGCCTGGAGGAGTCGGCGCGGGCGAACACCCAGATGGAGCGCATCCTCCGCACCGAGTTCCCGGACGAGGTGGGGCACGTCTGGAGCCGGTGCGGGACGGCCGGCGTCGCCACCGACCCGATGGGGCCGGAGGAGACGGACATGTTCATCACCCTCAAGCCCCGGTCGGGCTGGAAGCGGGCGAAGACGCAGGACGAACTGGTCGGGCTGCTCAAGGACGAGTTCGACCGGCTGCCGGGGCAGACGTGCAGTTACACCCAGCCGATCGAGCAGCGCGTGAACGAGATGATCTCGGGCGTGAAGTCCGACGTGGCGGTCGAGATCTACGGCGACGACTTCGCCACGCTCAAGGAACTGGGCGAAAAGGTGGCCGCCACCCTGTCGAGCGTGCCGGGGTGCGAGAAAGCCGTACCCGACCAACTGACCGGCCTGCCGGTCCTGGAGATCCGGCTCCGGCAGGACCAGCTCGCGCGCTACGGCATCTCCGCCCGGACGGCGCTCGACACGGTCGAGGCCGTCGGCGGGAAGCCGGTCGGGGACGTACTGGAAGGCGAGATCCTGATTCCCCTCGTCGTCCGGCTCCCGGAAACGTGGCGGGCCAATCCGGAGGCGGTCGGGGCGGTCCAGGTGACCGCCCCGAGCGGGCAGCGGGTGCCGCTCTCGCTCCTGGCCGATATCAGCATGCGCGAAGGGCCGGCGAAGATCCTCCGCTCCGACGGCCAGCGGCGGCTGGTGGTGCAGTGCAACGTCCGCAACCGCGACCTGGGCGGGTTCGTGGCCGAGGCCCAACGCAAGGTGGCGGACGAGGTGCCCATGCCCGGGGGCCGGTATCGCGTGCGGTGGGGCGGGCAGTACGAGAACCTTCAGCGGGCCGAGGACCGACTAGCGATCGCCGTTCCGGTGTCGCTGGCGCTCATTCTGTTGCTCCTGTACCTGACCTTCGGCCGGGTCGGTGAGGTGCTCCTGGTGTTCGCGACGGTTCCGCTGGCGGCAGTCGGCGGCGTGGCGGCGCTGTGGGCGCGGGAGCTGCCGTTTTCCGTCTCGGCGGGCGTCGGGTTCATCGCCCTCTCGGGGGTCGCGACGCTCAACGGCATGGTGCTGGTGAGCTTCATCCGGCACCTGCGGGAACACGGCATGGGGCTCGACGATGCGGTCGAAGAGGCGGCCCTGGAGCGGTTGCGTCCGGTCCTGATGACCGCGCTGGTCGCCAGCCTGGGGTTCGTTCCGATGGCGCTGAACACGGGCGTCGGGGCCGAGGTGCAGCGCCCGCTCGCGACCGTCGTCATCGGCGGCATCCTCAGTTCGACGCTGCTCACGCTGCTCGTCCTGCCGGTGCTTTACGACCTGTTCGGCCGCTGGCTGCCCGAGAAAGCGGATCACGCGACCCGCGGTGCGGCGCCGGAGCCGCCGAAGACCGACAGCGTTCCGCCCGAGGGCACCCCGCCCGTGAGCCCGGCGGCAGCGGCCGGCGCGTCGTAG
- a CDS encoding glycosyltransferase — protein sequence MAQVLTAPLRTDPTPPAPPDVSVCIANWNCAELLRRCLQSLFDQQQGASFEVVVADNGSSDGAPDMVAAEFPQVVLIRNADNRGFARASNQAAAAARGRFLFFLNNDTLVPPDTLRQFLALAEANPTVGMFGPRLRGADGTFQISYRRRPTIGALLHRVSLLRWTRLFRATYLEYRRATFDPTQVRSVEVLMGAAVFLSREVFEGCGRWDEGYGFGVEDIDLSTQVNMHGPLMFVSYVEIVHYGRMSGRSNIQFAAPNVAIGYVHYFRKAGAGRLALGAYKALVTLDAPVQLGLKLVEAGCRYATGRPHKAKKSLLAVRGLWAFMRHELVRFWKA from the coding sequence ATGGCCCAGGTGCTGACCGCACCGCTTCGCACCGATCCGACGCCCCCGGCGCCGCCGGACGTGTCTGTGTGCATCGCCAACTGGAACTGCGCCGAGTTGCTCCGGCGCTGCCTCCAGTCGTTGTTCGATCAACAGCAGGGTGCGTCCTTCGAGGTGGTCGTCGCGGACAACGGCTCGTCCGACGGCGCGCCGGACATGGTGGCGGCCGAGTTCCCGCAGGTGGTGCTGATCCGCAACGCGGACAACCGCGGGTTCGCGCGGGCCAGCAACCAGGCCGCCGCCGCCGCCCGCGGCCGGTTCCTGTTCTTCCTGAACAACGACACGCTCGTCCCGCCCGACACGCTCCGGCAGTTCCTCGCGCTGGCCGAGGCGAACCCGACCGTGGGCATGTTCGGCCCGCGGCTGCGCGGGGCGGACGGGACGTTCCAGATCTCCTACCGGCGCCGGCCGACGATCGGCGCGCTCTTGCACCGCGTCAGCCTGCTCCGCTGGACCCGCCTGTTCCGCGCCACGTACCTGGAGTACCGGCGGGCCACGTTCGACCCGACCCAGGTCCGGTCCGTCGAGGTGCTGATGGGCGCGGCGGTGTTCCTGTCGCGCGAGGTGTTCGAGGGGTGCGGCCGCTGGGACGAGGGGTACGGGTTCGGTGTGGAGGACATCGACCTCTCGACGCAGGTGAACATGCACGGCCCGCTCATGTTCGTGTCGTACGTGGAGATCGTCCACTACGGCCGCATGTCCGGGCGGAGCAACATCCAGTTCGCCGCCCCGAACGTGGCGATCGGGTACGTCCACTATTTCCGAAAAGCGGGGGCCGGCCGCCTGGCCCTCGGCGCGTACAAGGCGCTCGTCACCCTGGACGCGCCGGTCCAACTCGGCCTGAAGCTGGTGGAGGCCGGGTGCCGGTACGCGACCGGGCGCCCGCACAAGGCGAAGAAGAGCCTGCTCGCGGTGCGCGGGCTGTGGGCCTTCATGCGGCACGAACTCGTCCGCTTCTGGAAAGCGTAA